A region from the Lolium perenne isolate Kyuss_39 chromosome 4, Kyuss_2.0, whole genome shotgun sequence genome encodes:
- the LOC127292693 gene encoding serine/threonine-protein kinase Aurora-3, which produces MERPQWSLSDFEVGKFIGEGKFGKVYLGREKQSGYVVALKVIFKRKLEKYRFHAHLRREIEIQRGLDHPNVLRLFAWFHDAHRVVLVLEYAARGELYKLLRSVGQFSERTAATYVASLAGALAYCHKKQVIHRDIKPENLLLDIEGRLKIADFGWAVRSNAKRHTLCGTIDYLAPEMVEKKAHDYAVDNWTLGILCYEFLYGSPPFEAAEQNDTLMRIVKVDLLFPSTPCISADAKDLICKLLVKDSSKRISLDDILKHPWIIKNAEPSGSISPSERS; this is translated from the exons atGGAGCGGCCGCAGTGGAGCCTCTCCGACTTCGAGGTCGGCAAGTTCATCGGCGAGGGAAAGTTCGGCAAGGTCTACCTCGGCCGGGAGAAGCAG AGCGGGTACGTGGTGGCGCTCAAGGTAATCTTCAAGAGGAAGCTGGAGAAGTACCGGTTCCACGCGCACCTGCGGCGGGAGATCGAGATCCAGCGCGGCCTCGACCACCCCAACGTGCTGCGCCTCTTCGCCTGGTTCCACGACGCCCACcgggtcgtcctcgtcctcgagtACGCCGCCCGCGGGGAGCTCTACAAGCTCCTCCGCAGCGTCGGCCAATTCTCCGAGCGGACCGCCGCCACC TATGTTGCAAGCCTTGCTGGTGCTCTGGCATACTGTCACAAAAAGCAGGTAATTCACAGGGACATCAAGCCGGAAAATTTGCTCCTTGATATTGAG GGCCGGCTTAAGATTGCTGATTTCGGATGGGCAGTTAGATCAAATGCTAAACGCCACACACTATGTGGTACAATCGATTACCTGGCGCCAGAGATGGTAGAGAAAAAGGCTCACGATTATGCCGTTGACAACTGGACATTAGGAATCCTGTGCTATGAGTTCTTATATGGCTCACCACCTTTTGAAGCTGCAGAACAGAATGATACCCTGATGAG GATCGTTAAAGTGGACTTGCTGTTCCCTTCGACTCCTTGCATATCTGCAGATGCCAAGGATCTCATTTGCAAG CTGCTAGTGAAGGATTCAAGCAAGAGGATTTCTCTTGACGATATATTGAAGCATCCATGGATTATAAAGAATGCAGAGCCTTCAGGGAGTATAAGCCCCTCAGAAAGATCCTGA
- the LOC127348395 gene encoding casein kinase 1-like protein 12 isoform X2 has product MIGRRQAVHGDNAARIRSPPEPHGRSMPPPRKFKSVPETISTDAGEGGDFRVGSLIGTGSFGEIYHGTNLETKEHVAIKLESLKARFPQLIYELKIYRKLAGETGIPNVKWFGIQDDFSVLVMDLLGPNLEELFDSCDRKLSLKTVLMLADQMIDRVQYVHTKSFVHRDIKPQNFLMGTGKSANLVHIIDFGIANKYMERSKHKMQHIPYRENMMSLAGTPRYASINNHLMIEQSRRDDLESIGYMLLYFLTGSLPWQGIEAGNHRQTHEMIKDMKIATSPEELCLGHPTEFASYLNYCRSLGFEDKPDYMYLKKMFRDLFIRQGYQYDYVYDWMIPRHYDRDYRY; this is encoded by the exons ATGATCGGCCGCCGCCAAGCCGTCCACGGCGACAATGCGGCCAGGATCCGATCGCCGCCGGAGCCACATGGCCGGAGCATGCCACCGCCCCGCAAATTCAAGTCGGTCCCGGAGACCATCTCCACCGACGCCGGTGAAGGCGGCGACTTCCGCGTCGGCAGCCTCATCGGCACCGGCTCCTTCGGGGAAATCTACCACG GCACCAACCTCGAGACCAAAGAGCATGTCGCCATCAAGCTC GAATCTCTGAAAGCAAGGTTCCCCCAGCTGATCTACGAGTTAAAGATTTACAGGAAACTTGCTGGAGAAA CTGGAATCCCAAACGTCAAGTGGTTTGGCATACAGGACGATTTCAGCGTTTTGGTGATGGACCTGCTGGGACCGAACCTGGAAGAGCTCTTCGACTCGTGCGACAGGAAGCTGTCCCTGAAAACCGTTCTGATGCTCGCTGATCAGATG ATCGACAGGGTCCAATATGTGCACACCAAATCTTTCGTGCATAGAGATATCAAGCCACAAAACTTTCTCATGGGTACTGGAAAGAGTGCAAACCTG GTTCATATTATAGATTTCGGAATTGCAAACAAGTACATGGAGAGATCGAAACACAAGATGCAACACATCCCATATAG AGAGAACATGATGAGCTTGGCAGGAACGCCAAGATATGCGAGTATCAACAACCATCTTATGATCG AGCAAAGCCGGAGGGACGACCTGGAATCGATCGGATACATGCTTTTGTACTTCTTAACCGGAAG CCTTCCATGGCAGGGTATAGAAGCCGGGAACCATAGGCAGACGCATGAGATGATCAAGGACATGAAAATTGCCACTTCACCTGAG GAGCTTTGCCTTGGCCATCCTACGGAATTTGCATCTTACCTCAACTACTGTCGCTCGCTGGGATTCGAAGACAAGCCAGACTATATGTACCTCAAGAAAATGTTTAGAGACCTTTTCATTCGACAAG GCTATCAGTATGATTATGTGTACGATTGGATGATTCCGCGGCATTATGACAGGGACTATCGGTATTGA
- the LOC127348395 gene encoding uncharacterized protein isoform X1 — protein sequence MIGRRQAVHGDNAARIRSPPEPHGRSMPPPRKFKSVPETISTDAGEGGDFRVGSLIGTGSFGEIYHGTNLETKEHVAIKLESLKARFPQLIYELKIYRKLAGETGIPNVKWFGIQDDFSVLVMDLLGPNLEELFDSCDRKLSLKTVLMLADQMIDRVQYVHTKSFVHRDIKPQNFLMGTGKSANLVHIIDFGIANKYMERSKHKMQHIPYRENMMSLAGTPRYASINNHLMIEQSRRDDLESIGYMLLYFLTGSLPWQGIEAGNHRQTHEMIKDMKIATSPEVTSLCQGPLSKLLGCRFSQPCPLLPVNFQELCLGHPTEFASYLNYCRSLGFEDKPDYMYLKKMFRDLFIRQGYQYDYVYDWMIPRHYDRDYRY from the exons ATGATCGGCCGCCGCCAAGCCGTCCACGGCGACAATGCGGCCAGGATCCGATCGCCGCCGGAGCCACATGGCCGGAGCATGCCACCGCCCCGCAAATTCAAGTCGGTCCCGGAGACCATCTCCACCGACGCCGGTGAAGGCGGCGACTTCCGCGTCGGCAGCCTCATCGGCACCGGCTCCTTCGGGGAAATCTACCACG GCACCAACCTCGAGACCAAAGAGCATGTCGCCATCAAGCTC GAATCTCTGAAAGCAAGGTTCCCCCAGCTGATCTACGAGTTAAAGATTTACAGGAAACTTGCTGGAGAAA CTGGAATCCCAAACGTCAAGTGGTTTGGCATACAGGACGATTTCAGCGTTTTGGTGATGGACCTGCTGGGACCGAACCTGGAAGAGCTCTTCGACTCGTGCGACAGGAAGCTGTCCCTGAAAACCGTTCTGATGCTCGCTGATCAGATG ATCGACAGGGTCCAATATGTGCACACCAAATCTTTCGTGCATAGAGATATCAAGCCACAAAACTTTCTCATGGGTACTGGAAAGAGTGCAAACCTG GTTCATATTATAGATTTCGGAATTGCAAACAAGTACATGGAGAGATCGAAACACAAGATGCAACACATCCCATATAG AGAGAACATGATGAGCTTGGCAGGAACGCCAAGATATGCGAGTATCAACAACCATCTTATGATCG AGCAAAGCCGGAGGGACGACCTGGAATCGATCGGATACATGCTTTTGTACTTCTTAACCGGAAG CCTTCCATGGCAGGGTATAGAAGCCGGGAACCATAGGCAGACGCATGAGATGATCAAGGACATGAAAATTGCCACTTCACCTGAGGTAACTTCTCTGTGCCAGGGTCCGCTCTCTAAACTGTTGGGGTGCCGTTTTTCTCAACCGTGTCCTCTCCTCCCGGTTAATTTTCAGGAGCTTTGCCTTGGCCATCCTACGGAATTTGCATCTTACCTCAACTACTGTCGCTCGCTGGGATTCGAAGACAAGCCAGACTATATGTACCTCAAGAAAATGTTTAGAGACCTTTTCATTCGACAAG GCTATCAGTATGATTATGTGTACGATTGGATGATTCCGCGGCATTATGACAGGGACTATCGGTATTGA